A portion of the Lolium rigidum isolate FL_2022 chromosome 1, APGP_CSIRO_Lrig_0.1, whole genome shotgun sequence genome contains these proteins:
- the LOC124679236 gene encoding uncharacterized protein LOC124679236: MAYLPPHKRRSGGSDPAPPTSSLASLSISSSSPRGRHQPRPSNNKIIHAVGCVSRWSPLPPFSPDSDDAESFRLEPFACEPVERKTGSKPLVLSLSSPKASSGSSAEAAAAAIADRFLPELLAAAQRATHHVSPDKEESEVVKLSLVARVGKVLFQPGGLHVSLDSLRDAAKAGNEGSKSHVHKSFYTNVPRECFEDMEQSTVKLMGLEFDSSKEHYHVKIFDKHRSDSTMSCKCTLQQDGKLAIHKVELNQIRHLVEDISCLSQDLDLRLMLRTKRILKNLDPEVENAIQSLVSSAILDPNVKGGLRWPLGKGSIGERFSIVGVWHTTYKAFRNETLRFKLRHADRFDHRRSTGEVSNEVSFKLIGISNRLEEGNKEVDSVKEMLESAVRMIWDSALCYKMAH; the protein is encoded by the exons ATGGCCTACCTCCCGCCCCACAAGCGCCGCTCCGGCGGCTCCGACCCCGCCCCGCCCACCTCCTCCCTTGCCTCTCTCTCCATTTCCTCCTCTTCCCCTCGTGGCCGACACCAGCCCCGCCCGTCCAACAACAAGATCATCCACGCCGTCGGTTGCGTCTCCCGCTGGTCACCGCTCCCGCCCTTCTCCCCCGACTCCGACGACGCGGAATCTTTCCGTCTCGAGCCCTTCGCGTGCGAGCCTGTCGAGCGCAAGACCGGCTCCAAGCCCCTCGTCCTTTCGCTCTCCTCCCCGAAAGCCTCCTCCGGCTCCTCagcggaggccgccgccgccgccatcgctgacAGGTTCCTGCCAGAACTACTCGCTGCGGCGCAGAGGGCGACGCACCATGTTAGTCCCGACAAGGAGGAGTCGGAAGTAGTGAAGCTGAGCCTTGTTGCCAGGGTGGGGAAGGTCCTGTTCCAACC TGGTGGATTACATGTCTCCTTGGACTCGCTCCGCGACGCCGCAAAAGCTGGGAACGAAGGATCAAAGAGCCACGTCCATAAATCCTTCTACACTAATGTGCCCAGGGAGTGTTTTGAAGACATGGAGCAATCCACTGTTAAGCTGATGGGTCTGGAGTTTGACTCATCAAAAGAGCACTACCATGTAAAG ATATTTGACAAGCACCGTAGTGATTCTACCATGTCTTGTAAATGCACCCTGCAACAAGATGGGAAGCTTGCAATCCATAAG GTTGAACTGAACCAGATACGGCACTTGGTGGAAGACATATCCTGTCTGTCCCAAGACCTTGACTTAAGGCTGATGTTGAGGACCAAAAGGATCCTGAAAAACTTAGAT CCTGAGGTGGAAAATGCCATACAGAGCTTAGTGTCTTCAGCTATTCTTGATCCTAATGTCAAAGGGGGGCTCAGATGGCCACTTGGGAAGGGATCGATAGGTGAGAGGTTCAGCATAGTTGGAGTGTGGCATACAACATACAAAGCTTTCAGGAATGAAACATTAAGGTTCAAGCTAAGGCATGCTGACCGGTTTGACCACCGGAGATCGACTGGAGAAGTTTCCAATGAAGTTAGCTTCAAACTAATTGGTATATCAAATAGACTGGAG GAGGGTAATAAAGAGGTGGACTCTGTGAAGGAGATGCTGGAATCTGCTGTGCGGATGATCTGGGACAGTGCTTTGTGCTACAAGATGGCACACTGA
- the LOC124649793 gene encoding pentatricopeptide repeat-containing protein At2g22410, mitochondrial-like, which translates to MSSMLASTAADVASRHVLELLRQCRSVHHLDQLHAHLILHGSSAVASVASQLVASYCAISGGAGHGGLCHARQLFDRIPYPDRFMYNSLIRAYSNSGFPQEALCLHRDVLRSGILPNEFTLPFVLKACARARATGHALATHGAVVKIGFVRQIFVANALLHSYASAGSPLQDARQFFDEMADRNVVSWNTMIGGYAQAGDTGEACSLFREMRRQGFLADEFTLASLLFVCSSEGNLQVGRLLHSHMLASGSRVDLILGNALVDMYGKCGDLWMARRCFDMMRVKNVVSWTSMLCALANHGSVDAARNWFDQMPERNIVSWNAMISCYVQSCRFRETLDLYNRMKSLGLTPDEITLAAVLCACGQNGDLASGKLIHCYVRGSFSDPGITLLNSLLDMYARCGQVDTVIGLFSEMPNKNVVSWNVIIGALAMHGRAQETVMFFRTMVSDAYSPDEITFVGLLSACSHGGLLEAGQYYFKAMLHVYNVKPEVEHYACMVDLLGRRGHLAEAVNLIKDMPMKPDVVVWGAILGACRIHGNVAIGKLVIKQLLELEGISGGLFVLISNLFYETHQLEDMKRLRKLMRGRGTKKDMGVSSIEVSNGIHEFGVEDIRHESSNEIYAAVDQLSYHLVSLHDLAVQPVELVAEELNSPFWSAPTINQNLML; encoded by the coding sequence ATGTCTTCGATGCTTGCATCGACGGCAGCAGATGTCGCCTCCCGCCATGTCCTCGAGCTCCTACGCCAGTGCCGCTCCGTCCATCACCTCGACCAGCTCCACGCCCACCTCATCCTCCACGGCTCCTCTGCCGTGGCCTCCGTCGCCTCCCAGCTCGTCGCCTCATACTGCGCGATCTCAGGTGGCGCTGGACATGGCGGACTCTGCCACGCCCGCCAGCTGTTCGACAGAATTCCTTACCCGGACAGGTTCATGTACAACAGCCTTATCAGGGCGTACTCGAACAGCGGTTTCCCTCAGGAAGCGCTCTGTCTGCACCGCGACGTCCTCCGGAGCGGCATCCTGCCCAACGAGTTTACGCTGCCGTTTGTCCTCAAGGCCTGCGCAAGGGCACGGGCCACGGGGCACGCGCTGGCCACCCATGGAGCGGTTGTCAAGATAGGGTTCGTGCGGCAGATTTTCGTGGCCAATGCGCTTCTGCACTCCTATGCATCGGCAGGGTCTCCGCTGCAGGACGCTCGGCAGTTCTTTGATGAGATGGCAGACAGGAATGTTGTGTCGTGGAACACGATGATTGGCGGGTACGCCCAGGCTGGGGATACCGGCGAGGCATGCTCCTTGTTCAGAGAGATGAGGCGTCAAGGATTTCTGGCAGATGAGTTTACATTAGCCAGCCTGCTTTTTGTGTGTTCAAGTGAGGGAAATCTTCAAGTCGGTCGGCTCCTGCATTCTCATATGTTGGCTAGTGGATCTCGGGTTGATCTCATTCTCGGCAACGCACTGGTGGACATGTACGGTAAGTGCGGGGATTTGTGGATGGCTCGTAGATGCTTTGACATGATGCGTGTAAAGAATGTGGTTTCATGGACTTCCATGCTATGCGCTCTGGCAAATCATGGTTCAGTTGATGCTGCAAGAAATTGGTTTGATCAGATGCCAGAGAGGAACATAGTCTCTTGGAATGCCATGATCTCTTGCTATGTCCAAAGTTGTCGATTCCGTGAAACATTGGATCTTTACAACCGTATGAAATCCCTAGGTCTCACTCCAGATGAGATTACATTGGCTGCTGTACTCTGTGCCTGTGGACAAAATGGCGATTTGGCTTCTGGAAAGTTGATACATTGCTATGTTAGAGGCAGTTTCAGTGATCCTGGCATCACTCTCCTTAATTCACTTCTTGATATGTATGCAAGATGTGGTCAGGTAGACACAGTCATAGGCTTGTTCAGTGAGATGCCCAATAAAAATGTTGTCTCTTGGAATGTGATTATTGGGGCGCTAGCCATGCATGGGCGTGCACAGGAGACAGTCATGTTCTTCAGAACTATGGTATCTGATGCCTACTCCCCTGATGAGATCACCTTTGTTGGTCTTCTTTCTGCATGCAGTCATGGTGGTCTACTAGAAGCTGGACAGTATTACTTCAAAGCCATGCTGCATGTTTATAATGTTAAGCCTGAAGTTGAGCACTATGCTTGCATGGTTGATCTACTTGGTCGCCGTGGCCATCTAGCAGAGGCCGTTAATCTAATAAAAGATATGCCAATGAAGCCTGATGTTGTGGTATGGGGTGCAATACTTGGAGCATGCAGAATCCATGGGAATGTGGCTATCGGCAAGTTAGTGATCAAACAACTACTCGAGCTAGAGGGAATCAGTGGAGGCTTGTTTGTCCTAATTTCGAACTTGTTTTATGAAACTCACCAGTTGGAAGACATGAAAAGGCTCAGGAAGTTAATGAGAGggaggggaacaaaaaaggatatGGGTGTTAGTTCAATTGAAGTAAGCAACGGCATACACGAATTTGGAGTGGAGGACATCAGACATGAAAGCTCAAACGAGATATATGCGGCAGTTGATCAGTTGTCGTATCATTTGGTCTCTCTGCATGACCTGGCTGTGCAACCAGTAGAACTCGTCGCGGAAGAGTTAAACAGTCCATTTTGGAGTGCTCCGACTATCAATCAGAACCTGATGCTGTAG